The Polyangium aurulentum genomic interval GTCGCGCGCCCTTTGATCGCCCTCGGCCTCGGGGACGAGCACGAGCCTGTGGCCGAGCACGGACGAGGCGACGCCGCGCAGATCGTCGGGCGTGACGAAGGGCCGGCCCGCGATCACGGCCGCGCTCTTGGCCGCTTGCACGAGCCCGAGCGTCGCGCGCGGCGAGGCGCCGAGCAGCACGCGGGCGTGCGATCGCGTGTACGCCGTCAGGCCCACCGCGTACTCGTAGAGATCGTCCTCGACGTGCACGCGCCGCGCGATCCCTTGCAGCGACAGGAGATCCTCCACGTTGAGCACAGCGCGCGCCTTGGGAGGGTCGGCGTTGTGCGCGCGGAGCATCGAGATCTCGTCCTTGGCGCTCGGGTAGCCGATGTGCACGCGCACGAGGAAGCGGTCGATCTGCGCCTCGGGCAGCGGGTAGGTGCCCTCGAGATCGATCGGGTTCTGCGTGGCGAGCACCATGAACGGCGCGGGCAGCTCGAAGCGGTCGCCCTCGATCGTCACCTGCCGCTCCTGCATCGCCTCGAGCAGCGCGGACTGGGTCTTGGCCGGGGCGCGGTTGATCTCGTCGGCGAGCACGACGTTCGCGAAGATCGGGCCCGGGCGCAGCGAGAACGTGCCCTCCTTGGGCGACAGCACGTACGTGCCGGTGATGTCGGCCGGCAGTAGATCCGGCGTGAACTGGATGCGCCGCACGCTCGCGCCGAGGGCGGAGGCGTAGGCCTTGACGAGCGTCGTCTTGGCGACGCCCGGCACGCCTTCGAGCAGCACGTGGCCCTGCGCGAGCAGGGCGGTGAGCATCAGATCGACCACGCGCGACGGGCCGATGTAGACGCGCATGATCTCTCGTCGGAGGACGTCGATCCGCTCCTTCGCGGCGGCGATCTCCTCGATGGCGACGGCCTGGGTCAAGTGGCGCTCTCCTCGGCGGGCGGCCTTTGGGCC includes:
- a CDS encoding AAA family ATPase — its product is MTQAVAIEEIAAAKERIDVLRREIMRVYIGPSRVVDLMLTALLAQGHVLLEGVPGVAKTTLVKAYASALGASVRRIQFTPDLLPADITGTYVLSPKEGTFSLRPGPIFANVVLADEINRAPAKTQSALLEAMQERQVTIEGDRFELPAPFMVLATQNPIDLEGTYPLPEAQIDRFLVRVHIGYPSAKDEISMLRAHNADPPKARAVLNVEDLLSLQGIARRVHVEDDLYEYAVGLTAYTRSHARVLLGASPRATLGLVQAAKSAAVIAGRPFVTPDDLRGVASSVLGHRLVLVPEAEGDQRARDAVVEDAVQRVAYRRAVRPV